One Stigmatella aurantiaca genomic region harbors:
- a CDS encoding LysM peptidoglycan-binding domain-containing protein, with product MPSFCLLLVTLASVPPSPTALPMPPPPTGMRLVAAEVRPQALDGDDEPGAAEKPGAAEEPEEASEEVEAESAELEELRALEGAELDPAARPNAEVFQSLRRLGLANPLRQRMLDAMEETTFREDDALPEIPLITDLASFDVGQIRDRYDIPVEMQPLVAQYIQFFQGPGRKWFRKWVSRSTRYLPIMQPILEEKGLPRDTVYLAMIESGFSAHAYSWAHAAGPWQFISSTGKQYGLRQDFWVDERRDPIKATHAAAAYLKQLHRELGHWYLAWAGYNTGGGRVRRLMERHGTSDFWTLAEGRGFAQETKHYVPKLIAAALIAKHPAAFGFREEEFEYEPPLAYDEVPLVDATDLDAVARAAGVPVKDVYDLNPELKRWCTPPATERAPYLLRLPQGTGPKFAENFKALSPNERLTFRIHKIRRGDTLSRIAQAYGSAPEAILQFNRLKNARALRVNGELAIPVPGGRGSATALERHVVQARRSGVKALRPEEEIPAGTPTAPVATGPIKTEVINGRTRVTYGVQSGDNLWAIAQRFHVTVEDLRAWNELPRRKRGLQVGTVIQVFPGTPPAQVQERAGTVVATHTVSQAPASRPGVHTLAAGETLWSVAQRYGVSVEDIKRWNHIKDHRAVPAGKQLQVAAP from the coding sequence ATGCCGTCTTTCTGCCTGCTGCTGGTCACCCTCGCCTCGGTTCCTCCCTCGCCCACGGCGTTGCCGATGCCGCCGCCGCCCACGGGGATGCGGCTGGTGGCCGCCGAGGTCCGCCCGCAGGCGCTGGACGGTGACGACGAGCCCGGCGCCGCCGAGAAGCCCGGTGCCGCCGAGGAGCCGGAGGAGGCCAGTGAAGAGGTAGAGGCCGAGTCCGCCGAGCTCGAGGAGCTGCGCGCGCTGGAGGGCGCCGAGCTGGACCCGGCCGCCCGCCCCAACGCGGAGGTGTTCCAGTCCCTGCGCCGCCTGGGCCTGGCCAACCCGCTGCGCCAGCGCATGCTCGACGCGATGGAGGAGACCACCTTCCGCGAGGACGATGCCCTGCCGGAGATTCCCCTCATCACGGACCTGGCCAGCTTCGACGTGGGGCAGATCCGCGACCGGTACGACATCCCCGTGGAGATGCAGCCGCTGGTGGCCCAGTACATCCAGTTCTTCCAGGGCCCGGGCCGCAAGTGGTTCCGCAAGTGGGTGTCCCGCTCCACGCGCTACCTGCCCATCATGCAGCCCATCCTGGAGGAGAAGGGGCTGCCGCGCGACACGGTGTACCTGGCGATGATCGAAAGCGGCTTCTCCGCGCACGCCTACTCCTGGGCGCACGCCGCCGGGCCCTGGCAGTTCATCTCCAGCACCGGCAAGCAGTACGGCCTGCGCCAGGACTTCTGGGTGGATGAGCGGAGGGACCCCATCAAGGCCACCCACGCGGCCGCCGCGTACCTCAAGCAGCTTCACCGCGAGCTGGGCCACTGGTACCTCGCCTGGGCGGGCTACAACACCGGCGGCGGGCGCGTGCGGCGGCTCATGGAGCGCCATGGCACCTCCGACTTCTGGACCCTGGCCGAGGGCCGCGGCTTCGCCCAGGAGACGAAGCACTACGTGCCCAAGCTCATCGCCGCGGCGCTCATCGCCAAGCACCCGGCCGCCTTCGGCTTCCGCGAGGAGGAGTTCGAGTACGAGCCGCCCCTGGCCTACGACGAGGTGCCGCTGGTGGACGCCACGGACCTGGACGCCGTGGCCCGCGCCGCCGGGGTGCCCGTCAAGGACGTGTACGACTTGAACCCGGAGCTGAAGCGCTGGTGCACCCCGCCCGCCACCGAGCGGGCGCCCTACCTGCTGCGGCTGCCCCAGGGCACCGGGCCGAAGTTCGCCGAGAACTTCAAGGCGCTCTCCCCCAACGAGCGGCTCACCTTCCGCATCCACAAAATCCGGCGCGGCGACACGCTCTCCCGCATCGCCCAGGCCTACGGCAGCGCGCCGGAGGCCATCCTCCAGTTCAACCGCCTGAAGAACGCGCGCGCCCTGCGCGTCAACGGCGAGCTCGCCATCCCCGTGCCCGGCGGGCGCGGCAGCGCAACGGCGCTGGAGCGCCACGTGGTGCAGGCGCGCCGCAGCGGCGTGAAGGCCCTGCGCCCCGAGGAGGAGATTCCCGCCGGCACCCCCACCGCCCCCGTGGCCACCGGCCCCATCAAGACGGAAGTCATCAACGGCCGCACCCGCGTCACCTACGGCGTGCAGTCCGGCGACAACCTGTGGGCCATCGCCCAGCGCTTCCACGTCACCGTGGAGGACCTGCGCGCGTGGAACGAGCTGCCCCGGCGCAAGCGCGGGCTCCAGGTGGGCACCGTCATCCAGGTGTTCCCCGGCACCCCGCCCGCCCAGGTCCAGGAGCGCGCGGGCACGGTGGTGGCCACCCACACCGTGTCCCAGGCGCCGGCCTCCCGCCCTGGCGTGCACACCCTGGCGGCCGGTGAGACGCTCTGGTCCGTGGCCCAGCGCTACGGCGTCAGCGTGGAGGACATCAAGCGGTGGAACCACATCAAGGACCACCGCGCCGTTCCCGCCGGCAAGCAGCTCCAGGTGGCCGCGCCCTGA
- a CDS encoding ATP-binding protein has translation MTTKTRKSSKADPLADLPRWAQKLAQKYYTKTVCTFLLYGSVRDLQPLTAAEGGREFGTLKTFLSEELFGGRDHVIFYDRSSGIRAAAPETQKDLQRAMAGYDALYGTDYAKSLPRDPGRALQILENFLRLRLGEGKSMALIIDFAETLVPGGEMSHLSTEDRFVVATLDKWAHDPQFLANDISVVLLAENLSDISPRIARNPYVAPIELPLPLEEERLDYVRSKLEGKRLQSISDVALPALAKMTAGLSRINLDRVLTEALEREVRITPELLKEKKKELIQAECHGLLEFIEPAHTLDAVAGHAKAKDMLRAAANALKKGRNEVMPMGYLISGPVGTGKTFLVSCFAGEIGIPVVKFLNFRSQWQGVTESNLERIFTLLKALWPVAVMVDEADTFLGNRDSGGDSGTSSRVFGSIASFMGNTQYRGKIVWFLMTARPDLLPIDLKRQGRAEEHLALFYPSTEAERDELFQVMQKKTGVSVPVASFSALLPEHASQLSGADIEAVMVRSKFRALTAGREEVTEEDLKAVLADFVPPSYPLEIELQNLVAVQECTSRELLPEPFRQLDRDSITRRVRELKMLLEEQ, from the coding sequence GTGACGACCAAAACACGCAAGAGCAGCAAGGCGGATCCACTCGCGGATCTGCCGCGCTGGGCCCAGAAGCTCGCCCAGAAGTACTACACGAAGACGGTCTGCACCTTCCTGCTCTACGGCTCGGTGCGGGACTTGCAGCCCCTCACCGCGGCGGAGGGCGGCCGGGAGTTCGGCACGCTCAAGACGTTCCTCTCCGAGGAGCTGTTCGGCGGACGGGACCACGTCATCTTCTATGACCGGTCCTCGGGCATCCGCGCCGCCGCGCCGGAGACGCAGAAGGACCTGCAGCGGGCCATGGCGGGCTACGACGCGCTCTATGGCACCGACTACGCCAAGTCGCTGCCGAGGGATCCAGGCCGGGCGCTGCAGATTCTGGAGAACTTCCTGCGGCTGCGCCTGGGCGAGGGCAAGTCCATGGCGCTCATCATCGACTTCGCCGAGACGCTGGTGCCCGGCGGGGAGATGAGCCACCTGTCCACGGAGGACCGGTTCGTGGTGGCCACGCTGGACAAGTGGGCGCATGACCCGCAGTTCCTGGCCAACGACATCTCCGTGGTGCTGCTGGCGGAGAACCTCTCGGACATCTCCCCGCGGATTGCCCGCAACCCGTACGTGGCGCCCATCGAGCTGCCGCTGCCCCTGGAGGAGGAGCGGCTGGACTACGTGCGCTCGAAGCTGGAGGGCAAGCGCCTCCAGTCCATCTCGGACGTGGCGCTGCCGGCGCTGGCGAAGATGACCGCGGGCCTGTCGCGCATCAACCTGGACCGGGTGCTCACCGAGGCGCTGGAGCGCGAGGTGCGCATCACCCCGGAGCTGCTCAAGGAGAAGAAGAAGGAGCTCATCCAGGCGGAGTGCCACGGGCTCCTGGAGTTCATCGAGCCTGCGCACACGTTGGATGCCGTGGCCGGGCACGCCAAGGCGAAGGACATGCTGAGGGCCGCGGCCAACGCGCTGAAGAAGGGCCGCAACGAGGTGATGCCCATGGGCTACCTCATCAGCGGCCCGGTGGGCACGGGCAAGACGTTCCTGGTGTCGTGCTTCGCCGGGGAGATCGGCATCCCCGTGGTGAAGTTCCTCAACTTTCGCAGCCAGTGGCAGGGCGTGACGGAGTCGAACCTGGAGCGCATCTTCACGCTGCTCAAGGCGTTGTGGCCCGTGGCGGTGATGGTGGACGAGGCGGACACGTTCCTGGGCAACCGCGACTCCGGCGGGGACTCGGGCACGAGCAGCCGCGTGTTCGGCTCCATCGCGTCCTTCATGGGCAACACGCAGTACCGCGGGAAGATTGTCTGGTTCCTGATGACGGCCCGCCCGGACCTGCTGCCCATCGATCTCAAGCGGCAGGGGCGCGCCGAGGAGCACCTGGCGCTCTTCTATCCGTCCACCGAGGCCGAGCGGGACGAGCTCTTCCAGGTGATGCAGAAGAAGACGGGCGTCAGCGTGCCGGTGGCCTCCTTCTCGGCGCTGCTGCCGGAGCACGCGAGCCAGCTCAGCGGCGCGGACATCGAGGCGGTGATGGTGCGCTCGAAGTTCCGCGCGCTCACGGCCGGCCGGGAAGAGGTGACGGAGGAGGACCTGAAGGCGGTGCTGGCGGACTTCGTGCCGCCCAGCTACCCGCTGGAAATCGAGCTCCAGAACCTGGTGGCGGTGCAGGAGTGCACCAGCCGGGAGCTGCTGCCCGAGCCGTTCCGCCAGCTCGACCGCGACAGCATCACCCGCCGGGTGCGGGAGCTGAAGATGCTGCTCGAGGAGCAGTGA
- a CDS encoding serine/threonine protein kinase — MTTSQPKRQPIPFGKYLLLDRINIGGMAEVWRGKQFGASGFERLVAIKRILPNIAEDDEFISMFIDEAKISVQLTHANIGQIFELGQISSSYFIAMEYIPGKDMRAIFDRCRKKGEPAPIPLVAYCVSKMCEGLDYAHRKKDGMGRDMNIVHRDISPQNILVSYEGEVKVIDFGIAKAAGKATKTQAGILKGKFGYMSPEQIRGLPLDRRSDVFAIGVCLYEMLTGERLFVGESDFSVLEKVRKAEVAPPSTYNRRIPETLEKIVLKALARDVDERYQYASELGDDLQRFLITSETIFGRKDLMQYMKSTFAEEVEREKQRLTEYASIKPPEAMLSAIEAGFTGAAPVAAPVVPPAPTAPPSLAPLEPPKAANPPSNPNLTAAGGIRRTASLTSLPKLTAAAAVPAPKDDEGVATMLVSPGEYFDDAEEPTTMPGAVGRAITPLETPAAQRLGEGEEPSTGKTAVIGPPPSTHPPMPRAPSMPNIPSVSSPPSVQVRASMIGMPLVTPPGQESPPPARHGRGSDGLPRIARGEPPVLGSAGHASRPAPALPPEPKSAEHSTDLNTMGGNRKVLFLGVGGAAVALILLMVVLLMPSKPALGFIMVELPAAVRATAKVSLNGEAVASTTGDILQQMPAGPVVVMVSAEGYKAFTQTVTVNEGTQVTRVAAALEAMERKGFLVLSTQPRDAEVKVNGKVLRPYGSTALSFEMTFTGPLSIEVSAPGHEPLTQSKQPPEGSNLLEVTAQLKSQAVSVRVESEPSGATIMAGGKAVGSTPADLELAPNIKQVMLRLRCFQDTPVTVTAPAAGESQALLKGTLRKQPGCR; from the coding sequence GTGACGACAAGCCAACCCAAGCGCCAACCCATCCCATTTGGGAAGTACCTGCTTCTTGACCGCATCAACATCGGCGGCATGGCGGAGGTGTGGCGTGGCAAGCAATTCGGAGCCAGTGGCTTCGAGCGGCTCGTGGCCATCAAGCGCATCCTCCCGAACATCGCCGAGGACGACGAGTTCATCTCGATGTTCATCGATGAGGCGAAGATCAGCGTCCAGCTGACGCACGCCAACATCGGGCAGATCTTCGAGCTGGGGCAGATCTCCAGCAGCTACTTCATCGCGATGGAGTACATCCCCGGCAAGGACATGCGGGCCATCTTCGACCGCTGCCGCAAGAAGGGCGAGCCGGCGCCGATTCCGCTGGTGGCCTACTGCGTGTCGAAGATGTGCGAGGGGCTGGACTACGCCCACCGGAAGAAGGACGGGATGGGGCGGGACATGAACATCGTCCACCGCGACATCTCGCCGCAGAACATCCTCGTGTCCTACGAGGGTGAGGTGAAGGTCATCGACTTTGGCATCGCCAAGGCCGCGGGCAAGGCGACCAAGACGCAGGCCGGCATCCTCAAGGGCAAGTTCGGCTACATGAGCCCGGAGCAGATCCGCGGCCTGCCCCTGGACCGCCGCTCGGACGTGTTCGCCATCGGCGTGTGCCTCTACGAGATGCTCACCGGCGAGCGCCTGTTCGTGGGCGAGAGCGACTTCTCGGTGCTGGAGAAGGTGCGCAAGGCGGAGGTGGCCCCGCCGTCCACCTACAACCGCCGCATCCCGGAGACGCTGGAGAAAATTGTCCTCAAGGCGCTCGCCCGGGACGTGGACGAGCGCTACCAGTACGCCAGCGAGCTGGGCGATGACCTGCAGCGCTTCCTCATCACCAGCGAGACCATCTTCGGCCGCAAGGACCTCATGCAGTACATGAAGTCCACCTTCGCCGAAGAGGTGGAGCGCGAGAAGCAGCGGCTCACGGAGTACGCCTCCATCAAGCCGCCCGAGGCCATGCTGTCCGCCATCGAGGCGGGCTTCACCGGCGCTGCGCCCGTGGCCGCGCCCGTGGTGCCCCCTGCGCCCACCGCGCCGCCGAGCCTCGCGCCGTTGGAGCCCCCCAAGGCCGCCAACCCCCCGTCGAACCCGAACCTCACGGCCGCCGGAGGCATCCGCCGCACCGCCTCGCTCACCTCGCTGCCCAAGCTGACCGCCGCCGCGGCGGTGCCCGCGCCCAAGGACGACGAGGGCGTGGCGACGATGCTGGTGTCGCCCGGGGAGTACTTCGACGACGCCGAGGAGCCCACCACGATGCCGGGCGCCGTGGGGCGCGCCATCACGCCGCTGGAGACCCCCGCGGCCCAGCGGCTGGGCGAGGGCGAGGAGCCCAGCACCGGCAAGACGGCCGTCATCGGGCCGCCGCCGTCCACGCATCCGCCGATGCCGCGCGCGCCCTCGATGCCGAACATCCCCTCGGTGTCCTCGCCGCCCAGCGTGCAGGTGCGTGCCTCCATGATTGGCATGCCCCTGGTGACGCCGCCCGGCCAGGAGTCCCCGCCGCCCGCGCGTCACGGCCGGGGCTCGGATGGGCTGCCGCGCATTGCCCGGGGCGAGCCTCCCGTGCTGGGGTCGGCGGGCCACGCGTCCCGGCCCGCGCCGGCGCTGCCCCCCGAGCCCAAGTCGGCGGAGCACTCCACGGACCTCAACACCATGGGCGGCAACCGCAAGGTGCTGTTCCTGGGCGTGGGGGGCGCGGCGGTCGCGTTGATCCTCCTGATGGTGGTGCTGCTGATGCCGTCCAAGCCCGCCCTGGGCTTCATCATGGTGGAGCTGCCCGCCGCGGTGCGCGCCACGGCCAAGGTGTCCCTCAATGGCGAGGCGGTGGCCTCCACCACCGGGGACATCCTCCAGCAGATGCCGGCAGGGCCCGTGGTGGTGATGGTCAGCGCGGAGGGCTACAAGGCCTTCACCCAGACGGTGACGGTCAACGAGGGCACGCAGGTGACGCGCGTGGCCGCGGCGCTCGAGGCGATGGAGCGCAAGGGGTTCCTGGTGCTCTCCACCCAGCCGCGGGACGCGGAGGTGAAGGTGAACGGCAAGGTGCTGCGCCCGTACGGCAGCACCGCGCTGTCGTTCGAGATGACCTTCACCGGTCCGCTGTCCATCGAGGTGAGCGCCCCGGGCCACGAGCCCTTGACGCAATCCAAGCAGCCGCCGGAGGGCTCCAACCTCCTGGAGGTGACCGCGCAGCTCAAGTCCCAAGCGGTGAGTGTCCGGGTGGAGTCCGAGCCCTCGGGGGCCACCATCATGGCCGGCGGCAAGGCGGTGGGAAGCACGCCCGCGGATCTCGAGCTTGCGCCCAACATCAAGCAGGTGATGCTGCGCCTGCGCTGCTTCCAAGACACCCCCGTGACGGTGACCGCGCCGGCCGCGGGTGAGTCCCAGGCGCTGTTGAAGGGGACCCTGCGGAAACAACCGGGTTGCAGGTAG
- a CDS encoding ABC transporter permease, whose amino-acid sequence MRLAALSRLVRLSLARDRRGAFFSAFGVAMGVGALVFFVGLGLGVGRVIREKVFPSDARLVDVVPPAVSLGSLLGGGKLDAAAVERLSALDGVERVYRKMNVRVPAVSRYEGAFFGSRLRMGMEVLAVGVEPDFVQADVKLGTFKDMPPDQPIPVVISSRLLEIYNKTFAPARKLPQLSAQMLLGFGFPVEFNRSYVAQAAPGPTFPSQAQVVGASDRALLAGITIPLDTAIRLNRAAGVDAETFSAVTLVAKDPSQVPVLMDAVKEMGLEIDDQERRMAENAGAAVALTTSALALLSILICVLAAVNIAHALSASVRARAREIGVMQAVGASRADVRNIVLAEACVLGLAGGAVGTAVAMALALAVDRFAAGALPTFPFKPDSFFAFPWPVVLGGVLLGLVAALAGAYFPSRRAAATDPARTLAG is encoded by the coding sequence GTGAGGCTCGCGGCGCTGTCCCGGCTGGTCCGGCTGAGCCTGGCCCGGGATCGCCGGGGGGCCTTCTTCTCCGCGTTCGGCGTGGCCATGGGCGTGGGCGCCCTCGTCTTCTTCGTGGGCCTGGGGCTGGGCGTGGGCCGCGTCATCCGCGAGAAGGTGTTCCCCTCGGATGCCCGGCTGGTGGATGTGGTGCCCCCGGCGGTGTCGCTGGGCTCGCTGCTGGGCGGCGGCAAGCTGGACGCGGCGGCGGTGGAGCGCCTGAGCGCGCTGGACGGGGTGGAGCGCGTCTACCGGAAGATGAACGTGCGCGTGCCCGCCGTCAGCCGCTACGAGGGCGCCTTCTTCGGCTCCCGGCTGCGCATGGGCATGGAGGTGCTGGCGGTGGGCGTGGAGCCGGACTTCGTCCAGGCCGACGTGAAGCTGGGGACCTTCAAAGACATGCCGCCGGACCAGCCCATCCCCGTGGTCATCTCCTCGCGGCTCCTGGAAATCTACAACAAGACGTTCGCCCCGGCGCGCAAGCTGCCCCAGCTCTCCGCGCAGATGCTGCTGGGCTTCGGCTTTCCGGTGGAGTTCAACCGCTCGTACGTGGCCCAGGCCGCGCCGGGCCCCACCTTTCCCTCGCAGGCCCAGGTGGTGGGGGCCTCGGACCGGGCCCTGCTGGCCGGCATCACCATCCCCCTGGACACCGCCATCCGCCTCAACCGCGCCGCGGGCGTGGACGCGGAGACCTTCAGCGCCGTGACGCTGGTGGCCAAGGATCCCTCCCAGGTGCCCGTGCTCATGGACGCGGTGAAGGAGATGGGCCTGGAAATCGACGACCAGGAGCGGCGCATGGCCGAGAACGCCGGCGCGGCCGTGGCGCTCACCACCTCCGCGCTCGCGCTGCTGTCCATCCTCATCTGCGTGCTGGCCGCGGTGAACATCGCCCACGCCCTGTCCGCCTCCGTGCGCGCCCGCGCCCGGGAGATCGGCGTCATGCAGGCGGTGGGGGCCTCGCGCGCGGATGTGCGCAACATCGTCCTGGCCGAGGCGTGCGTGCTGGGGCTCGCGGGGGGCGCGGTGGGCACGGCGGTGGCCATGGCGCTCGCGCTGGCGGTGGACCGGTTCGCCGCCGGGGCCCTGCCCACCTTCCCCTTCAAGCCCGACAGCTTCTTCGCCTTCCCGTGGCCCGTGGTGCTCGGGGGCGTGCTGCTGGGGCTCGTGGCGGCGCTCGCGGGCGCCTACTTCCCCAGCCGCCGCGCCGCCGCCACCGACCCGGCCCGAACCCTCGCCGGATGA
- a CDS encoding ABC transporter ATP-binding protein: MIRARDIVKEYVDGDGSRVKVLDGLSLEVEAGDFVAVVGSSGSGKSTLLHLLGGLDVHYTGEVEVAGVKLRGLKDRQLARFRNLHVGFVFQSFHLIPNLSAVENVLLPSHFGSVTAEGRKRAEFLLDRVGLLAKKNREPVRLSGGERQRVAIARALFTGPKVLLCDEPTGNLDAATGDGVIQLFQELHRDGLTVLAVTHEERMRDAARRVVRLKEGRLLEESLVERPSVGGAP; this comes from the coding sequence GTGATTCGCGCGCGGGACATCGTCAAGGAGTACGTGGACGGGGACGGCTCGCGGGTGAAGGTGCTCGATGGCCTGTCGCTGGAGGTGGAGGCCGGAGACTTCGTCGCCGTGGTGGGCTCCTCGGGCAGCGGCAAGTCCACGCTGCTGCACCTGCTGGGCGGGCTGGACGTGCACTACACGGGCGAGGTGGAGGTGGCCGGGGTGAAGCTGCGCGGGCTGAAGGACCGCCAGCTGGCGCGCTTCCGCAACCTCCACGTGGGCTTCGTCTTCCAGTCCTTCCACCTCATCCCCAACCTGTCCGCGGTGGAGAACGTGCTCCTGCCCTCGCACTTCGGGAGCGTGACGGCCGAGGGCCGCAAGCGCGCCGAGTTCCTGCTGGACCGCGTGGGGCTCCTGGCCAAGAAGAACCGCGAGCCGGTGCGCCTGTCGGGCGGTGAGCGGCAGCGCGTGGCGATTGCCCGGGCGCTCTTCACCGGCCCGAAGGTGCTCCTGTGCGATGAGCCCACCGGCAACCTCGACGCGGCCACCGGCGACGGCGTCATCCAGCTCTTCCAGGAGCTTCACCGCGACGGGCTCACCGTGCTGGCCGTCACCCACGAGGAGCGGATGCGCGATGCCGCGCGCCGGGTGGTGCGCCTGAAGGAGGGCCGGCTCCTCGAGGAGTCCCTCGTGGAGCGTCCGTCCGTGGGAGGTGCCCCGTGA
- a CDS encoding ABC transporter substrate-binding protein: protein MKLHRGPGLFLFLLLCLSGVGYTLASRMGYLNRLQARFFPSAKEAVRLSPGDFPAGVAAPVADVASVPLRPVLVGFSPRGSAAALLLATGGATTLDAPGAPPGAAQGLLKTAYALDARAVLFARDEELRHALAIGAENGGVDMAALSVDRLADWTPSLRDAAPRTVMLVGRSRGQEALAAVGVPDLASLRGKRLGVYPASASHYFALWLLSRIGLRMSDVTWVELPSTLDAGRALREGRADAVVGLWGDVELAARDRGGAVLATTADAPHLLATVLVARGDFAARYPDAVRRVLRGLLDAGQAVQKDPAQAARLLGDVAPYLGDPTEAIRSAPPATLADNRSFFGLSGEAPVTYDELFQSASALFQKLRKRAPAPPAEDTRDLGALKYVSEARGP, encoded by the coding sequence ATGAAGCTGCACCGCGGGCCCGGCCTCTTCCTGTTTCTGCTCCTGTGCCTGTCCGGCGTGGGCTACACGCTCGCGTCGCGGATGGGCTACTTGAACCGCCTCCAGGCGCGCTTCTTTCCCTCCGCCAAGGAGGCGGTGCGCCTGTCCCCCGGGGATTTTCCCGCGGGGGTGGCGGCCCCGGTGGCGGATGTGGCCTCGGTGCCGCTGCGGCCCGTGCTCGTGGGCTTCTCCCCGAGGGGCTCGGCCGCCGCCCTGCTGCTCGCCACCGGAGGGGCCACCACCCTGGATGCGCCGGGCGCCCCGCCGGGCGCGGCCCAGGGCCTGCTCAAGACGGCCTACGCGCTGGATGCCCGGGCGGTGCTCTTCGCCCGGGACGAGGAGCTGCGGCATGCGCTGGCCATCGGCGCGGAGAACGGGGGCGTGGACATGGCGGCCCTCTCCGTGGACCGGCTGGCGGACTGGACCCCGTCGCTGCGGGACGCGGCGCCCCGCACGGTGATGCTGGTGGGCCGCAGCCGGGGGCAGGAGGCGCTCGCGGCGGTGGGGGTGCCGGACCTGGCGTCCCTGCGCGGCAAGCGCCTGGGCGTCTATCCGGCGAGCGCCTCGCACTACTTCGCGCTGTGGCTGCTGTCGCGCATCGGCCTGCGGATGTCGGATGTGACGTGGGTGGAGCTGCCCTCCACGCTGGATGCGGGCCGCGCGCTGCGCGAGGGCCGGGCCGACGCGGTGGTGGGGCTGTGGGGCGACGTGGAGCTGGCGGCCCGGGACCGGGGCGGCGCGGTGCTGGCCACCACCGCGGATGCGCCCCACCTGCTGGCCACGGTGCTGGTGGCCCGCGGGGACTTCGCCGCGCGCTACCCGGACGCCGTGCGGCGGGTGCTGCGTGGGCTCCTGGATGCCGGGCAGGCCGTGCAGAAGGACCCGGCCCAGGCGGCGCGGCTGCTGGGGGACGTGGCGCCCTACCTGGGAGACCCCACGGAGGCCATCCGCTCTGCCCCGCCGGCGACACTGGCGGACAATCGCTCCTTCTTCGGCCTTTCCGGGGAGGCGCCCGTCACCTATGACGAGCTCTTCCAGAGCGCCTCGGCGCTCTTTCAGAAGCTCCGCAAGCGCGCCCCGGCGCCCCCTGCGGAGGACACGCGGGACCTGGGGGCGTTGAAGTACGTCTCGGAGGCCCGCGGTCCCTGA
- a CDS encoding PspA/IM30 family protein — translation MWQRFKRAMRSFGGFFVSSIEDPELILEQNVRDLNDQVPKMNESIAMVRANVTLLEKENTKYQQDVRELTAKVKAAIQAGRDDLAAQYATRLQMEKQALERNQVQLDTAKLAYEKALNLKKAFMREKERKTQEAMTAIRDARRAKWQSKVADTMESFTVAGIDATHDEMISKVNERAAVNEARMQMALESVDHQALSIEEEAEKIQANELVKQFKMEMGLDSPAPVSDVSGGQEKTIGKKVEVK, via the coding sequence ATGTGGCAACGGTTCAAGAGAGCAATGCGCAGCTTCGGGGGCTTCTTTGTCTCCTCCATCGAGGATCCGGAACTCATCCTCGAGCAGAACGTGCGGGACCTGAACGATCAGGTTCCGAAGATGAACGAGTCCATCGCCATGGTGCGGGCGAACGTGACGCTGCTGGAGAAGGAGAACACCAAGTACCAGCAGGACGTGCGCGAGCTGACCGCCAAGGTGAAGGCCGCCATCCAGGCGGGCCGCGATGACCTGGCGGCCCAGTACGCCACGCGCCTGCAGATGGAGAAGCAGGCGCTCGAGCGCAACCAGGTCCAGCTCGATACCGCGAAGTTGGCGTACGAGAAGGCGCTGAACCTCAAGAAGGCGTTCATGCGCGAGAAGGAGCGCAAGACCCAGGAGGCGATGACCGCCATCCGGGACGCGCGCCGCGCCAAGTGGCAGTCCAAGGTGGCCGACACCATGGAGAGCTTCACCGTCGCGGGCATCGACGCCACGCACGACGAGATGATCTCCAAGGTGAACGAGCGCGCCGCCGTGAACGAGGCGCGCATGCAGATGGCGCTCGAGTCGGTGGACCACCAGGCGCTGTCCATCGAGGAAGAGGCCGAGAAGATCCAGGCCAACGAGCTGGTCAAGCAGTTCAAGATGGAGATGGGCCTGGACAGCCCCGCGCCCGTGTCCGACGTGAGCGGCGGGCAGGAGAAGACCATCGGCAAGAAGGTGGAGGTGAAGTAG